In one Lolium rigidum isolate FL_2022 chromosome 3, APGP_CSIRO_Lrig_0.1, whole genome shotgun sequence genomic region, the following are encoded:
- the LOC124695494 gene encoding zinc finger protein ZAT11-like → MAHGKRSRQQAEAMTSVSLLDLDSSDMARILLLFSGHHLQGYHGVSAGPSSPERVFECKTCNRQFPSFQALGGHRASHKKPRLADGAEPPKPKVHGCSICGLEFAVGQALGGHMRRHRAVAATGDGLGLGLDLGLGLGSKDVSQKKTTAAAELAFDLNVPALEEEESADRANRKLGLAVDFPVVVDFRRSDQERIFKSDLHKTYSTIYIG, encoded by the coding sequence ATGGCTCACGGCAAGAGGTCTAGGCAGCAAGCCGAGGCAATGACCTCCGTCAGCTTGCTGGACCTGGACAGCAGCGACATGGCGCGCATCCTGCTGCTCTTCTCCGGCCACCACCTCCAAGGCTACCACGGCGTCTCCGCCGGACCGTCGTCGCCGGAGAGAGTGTTCGAGTGCAAGACCTGCAACCGGCAGTTTCCTTCCTTCCAAGCCCTAGGCGGGCACCGGGCCAGCCACAAGAAACCGCGTCTCGCGGACGGCGCCGAGCCGCCCAAGCCCAAGGTGCACGGCTGCTCCATCTGCGGCCTCGAGTTCGCCGTTGGCCAGGCGCTCGGCGGCCACATgcgccgccaccgcgccgtcgcggcgacaggggatgggctcgggcttggcctcgacctcggcctcggcctcggGTCCAAAGACGTCAGCCAGAAGAAGACAACGGCGGCGGCCGAGCTGGCGTTCGACCTGAACGTGCcagcgctggaggaggaggagtcggccGATCGCGCCAACAGGAAGCTGGGGCTCGCCGTGGACTTCCCCGTCGTGGTTGACTTCCGACGTTCAGACCAAGAGAGGATATTCAAGTCTGATCTACACAAGACATACAGTACAATTTACATAGGTTGA